Below is a genomic region from Canis lupus familiaris isolate Mischka breed German Shepherd chromosome 25, alternate assembly UU_Cfam_GSD_1.0, whole genome shotgun sequence.
agcaggagaagcaggctccatgcagggagcctatgtggtactcgatcctggaactccaggatcatgccctgagccaaagggccacccaggcatcccttgatatTGCATCCTaatagacctttaaaaaaattcaacctcttcctctactttttcattttaggCAGAGTCTCTCCAGTAGCATTTTACTCTATTTAGTAGAATTCAGATAATGAGTTATTTTAAAGCCCACATTTTAGCTGTAAGTTCTCAGagtacttaacctctctgtaaaataataattgcaCCTCCTTCatagtcttttttccccttcttttttgaGGACTAGATCAAGTAATCTGAGGAAAGTTAGTGTAGGGACAGCAAAGATGTCATCCCAGCCATCTACCTCAGTGCTTAAAACTCCCCCAAGCTTGAAAAATGTCCCAGACCAATTTCCCCAGCAGGTTGTGTGGAGGCTGTCCAAATCTCATGATTGTAATTTTGTCTTTATATGGTTTTATCTTCTACCTTCACATTATATAGATCTGAAGGCTCTGGGTAATAGCTAAGGGCATGGTACATAACTGGAAGTCAGACCCATCATTTGCACCACTGCGGAGCTCAGTAACCAGTGATTTGTATGAGACAATTTAAATCACTTGCATCAGGGATTCTGAACCTGGGATTCGTGGATGGGCCACAGGGGAACCAGGAACCACCTGACATTTCACTGAAACAGGCTTTCTTAACCTCAGCACTATTTACATTTTGGGCTAGGTACCTATGGGGGGTTGTCTGGTGCATTTTAAGGTGTtcagcagcattcctggcctctatccactagatgcTAGTAGCACCTCCCTCCTCATGATAATCAAAACcttgccaggggcacctgggtggcacagtcagttgagtattTGAGcccatcaggtcatgatctcggggtcatgggattgagcctgggttgggctcccggctcagtgctGACACTGCTTGTTCCTTTCCCTATTCCACGTTGttctcacgtgctctctctcaaataagtaaaccaaatatcaacaacaacaacaacaacaaacttcaGATCTTGCCGAATGTTTCCTGGGGTGCATCATCTCCCGTCTCTCCTTTGGGAACCACTATGATAAAGCTTAATATgtatatgtggttttttttttttttttttcctgagaggcTCTGCATATTCTTAAAAAGTTCTATATAACCTCAAAAAGGTTGGGGCGGATTACTGAAATCCTTTCAATGGGATAATGAGAGAACACACATCTCCAGTGTCGTTGTGGGAACAACGCACAGAATCGTGGCTAACTGAAACGATGCTCTTTGAACATTTACTATGAAATGTTATTTATACCTATGCATTTATTACTTTcaactactttgaaaaaaaacacTTCACAGACTCATCTGGGGAAGTGTCTGCTTCGCATATTGCTATTCCCAGATGGCGGGATTCTTAGGACACTGTCTTCAGCCCCTCGCGCCGTCCGCGTACTGACTGCAGCTCTGGACTCCGGAGACGGTAAGCGCTAGGGACGAgcgaaaaagaaagaaaagaaaaagaaagaaagaaagaaagaaagaaagaaagaaagaaagaaagaaagaaagaaagaaagaaagaaagaaagaaagaaagaaagaaagaaagaaagaaagaaagaaagaaagaaagaaagaaagaaagaaagaaagaaagaaagaaagaaagaaagaaagaggaatctCACGGTGGTATTGATTGCGGGTGACTGGAGGGGAGGTGCAGGAAGGGcggctggggggaggggtgtgggggatggggatggggacggggaccCTGGGGCGCTCCGGGGGCGTCCCCGGGGGCCCGCGGGCTGCCgcctcctgcccgccccccgccccccgggccccgggccccgggccccgcgctcGCCGCTCGCCGCTCGCCGCCTCTCCGCGCACCGGCCTTGCGCAGTCCTTGCAAGGTGGCCACGGCGCCGGCTGTCCTCGGGCCCCGACGGCCGCTCCCCCGGCGCTCCGGCCCCTTCCTCCGCCGCAGCCCCGGGAGCCAGCGGGGACGTGCGGGCGAGCCGCGGCCGGCGGGAGCGCCGAGAGGGCGGGGTTGGTCCCCACCTGTGGGTCCGCGCGCCTCCCGCCCTGCCCGCAGGGGTCCCCGTCCGCGTCCCGGTCCGccggccgcgggggggggggggggggagggggagggggcggtgcgCGCCCCGCCTGCCAGGGGGAGCTCCGCGGCCCGCGCgtggcccccgcgccccgccgagCCGCCGCGGGAGAGCCTCCCCCTCCGGCCGGGCCGAGGAAGGGCGCTGCGGGCGCCGTGGGTGACCCGCCCGCCAGCCGCCAGCCGCGTGAGCAGGCGCCCCGGGTCCCCGCCGCGGCTCGGGCTGCGACCCCCGGGCCCGGCTGCGCGCGGccgctgcccccccgcccctcggGGGCCCACGCTGGGctcgcctcgccccgccccgtcccggcCCGCCCGGGCCCCCCAGCTGCAGCcgcggcccccctcccctcccctcccctccgctcccctccccgccgcccgccccgccccgcccctccgcgcccgCCTGCCCGCGGCCGCgtcccccagccccgggccgggcccgccgagctcctccgccgccgccgccgctgcctgGTGGACGcgatctagaaagaaaaaagtggtgGAGGCTGCCCGGGAGTGACGCACTGGACTGGAAAAGGGCGGCGGGCGGAGAGGAAACGGTAGGGGcgagggccgggcggggggccggggggccggcgCTGGCTGCGGGCACGCCGGagcgggggccggggcccggaGGAGAGCCGCGGGAGAGCCGCGGGAGAGCCGCGGGAGAGCCGCAGACCCGCAGACCCGGGGGACCGGCTCAGGACCGCCCCGCAGAGACGGACGGGCGGGCGGGAGCGGCGCGGGCCGAGCGGGCTCCAGGCGGAGCCCCGGGAAGGGCGCTGCTTCTCCACCGGACGCGGGATCGTGCAGCGGGAGACGCGGGCCTAACAGTTTCGCCGGAACCGATGAATCAGAAGGAAGCGATGCCTGGGCTTTGTTTCATGGACACTAGAGGAGAGGTAGAGACGGAAGGAACCCACACAGACCGCTGAACGAGCCTGGCGAGCGCCCCGTGGCTCCATCCGCGCCGGGTGCCCGGACGGTCTGAAGCATTCGCTGACTTACGTGCTCTGCAACTGCGAGGACTGCCCTAATTATTGTCTTCGGGCTCACGCACAGTGATTGCACCTAAAGGGACACGGAAAAGTTGCTACAAGTTAGGAACGTGAACTTGCAAGCCAAATAAACAAACCATGGTATGGTTCACTTTATTTTGATATTCGGAATTATGTTTACTGGCAGTAAAAATGCTACATTACTTTTACCGCGAGCATGTGAAACGAATTCACTGACTTGGCAAACAGAAGCCACGCATTTCTTTAAGTAAATAGCTGTCAAGAGTTAATCTGGGAGCATCTATAGGACATGGAGACTTGAGAAGGCTTTGAGCTACTTTGACAAAACCTGGACTGTAGAGAAGTTTACAGAGAGAATTAGTTCTTCCCGCTTTTGAAGTGTTGAGGCAAGTTTGAATGTTTATTAATTAACAGTTGCAGACCAACTGAACTGGTGGTGTCGCTTCTCTAAAAACGTTTAACTTTTCTAATGCTTATCATTGTTTTGCCAGGGACCATCATCTTTACTACAGAGGATGGGAAGTTGATGGCCAGTAAGATTGAAGATCCATTCCGTTCCTAGACACCCCTGCCCGCATCACAGAACTGCGGATTGCCTGCCGTTCCCTGGTGGTTGCACACCTTCACTCACTCCTGCAATCCCAGAACTGTTACTTTGGGTCCTCTTTGCCCTATCTGTTGAAACATGGCATCCAGCCTGACTTGTACCGGGGTGATCTGGGCTTTGCTCTCCTTTCTTTGTGCTGCCACCTCCTGTGTGGGGTTCTTTATGCCTTACTGGCTCTGGGGATCACAGCTGGGCAAGTCTGTGTCCTTTGGTACTTTCCGGAGGTGCTCCTACCCTGTGCATGATGAGAGCCGgcagatgatggtgatggtagagGAATGTGGGCGCTATGCCTCCTTCCAGGGCATCCCCAGTGCAGAATGGAGGATCTGTACCATCGTGACAGGCCTGGGCTGTGGCCTCCTCCTCTTGGTGGCTCTCACTGCCCTCATGGCTTGCTGTGTGTCGGAGCTCATCTCGAGGACCGTGGGAAGAGTGGCTGGAGGAATTCAGTTTCTGGGGGGTAAGTGACTTGTTCGATTTGACTTGATTACTGGAATCCCAGAGCAGTATTGAAAATTATGTTCCAGCTGTCTGCAGAAATCCTTATAATTGGCACTTGGAATGctctggagaaagagagagacatgggaTAGCTTTGGAGATAGCCTGCCaaagtcaagatttttttttttttttttttttttttttttaccggaACTGTTTTACAACTTCAAGAGATCTTAATTTCTGACCCTCCTTAGACATATATACATCATTGGCCTGCTAAGTACAACCTATATGAGGCAGTAACATTGAGACTGTTTAAATGAAGTAGGGGAGATAGTTTAGATTTTATGACTTCCTGCTCTTCTTGTTCAACAGTAAGCAATTAGATTATCTGTGTCTTACTGGCGTCTTCAGGTCTTTAGAGATGAAGAGTAGAAAAGATCCTTGATTCAACATTGCTGTTATAAGCGTTTAATTCTCTTTGGCAGGTGTAAAATTGACCCTTGCCTAGTCTTAaactatatttctaaataaatgacTACTGTTTTAAATGAGAGATCAGTTTTACATGAACGACTGTAGATTTCACTATGCTTACAAATACAGCTATAGGCGTAATTATCTTGTTAGGATTTAACTTCCTTGGATGCTCTTCCtgtgaaggcaaaaaaaaaaaaaaaaaaaagaaagcaaatactGTGTGCTTGTCCCAGATGGACTGGAGAGTCTCACTAACACCAGAAAAGGTTTGATTTCTATTTGGGTTTCCTCCAACAAGTATTACTTCAATATCTCTGATCATATGGttttaattatactttatatattttccacTGTGCTTTTCACCTCCATTCTTCAAACTGACGGGTTGAACTTGTCTGATTTATAGTCCACCCTGCTAAAATATGACAACCTGTGGATAGCACAGAATGAAGGGAAATAGGAAGCCaggaaaacatataaaaatgtatttgtaactTCATTACAAAGTAAAAGTCTGTTCCTCTTCCATTTGGGGTTTTCTTACAGTCTTGTGAAGaatacagaagaagaagaaaaaaattaaaatggttagTTCTCAGGTAGGCTCTGTATATTGGAGGAACCCCAACAGATGATTGTGGGTTATTTGATATAATGCTTTCAGGTGACATTTTGAATAAGAAAACCCTTGCATTAAAAAGGCAAGGGGCAAAGAaggtttgtgttttaaaataaatgacaagagtTGCTTGCGGTTCTTTATTCCTCTACtggatgaaatatatatatttacatagaagtaaagtaaaatgattagaaaacacaaagaagtTGTTGAAAGCTGAGATATAAATACAGAATTTGAAAATTCTTTGATACCACAGATTTCAGAAATAGAATTAATGCcaggagtatttaaaaaaaaaactttttttttctttaaggataaACTTGATTTGCTGTTTGTGTTTCACTTGGCTCAGGAAAAATGCATaggcagtttctttttctctgcttatGGTAAATATCtcactttccatttttccttcattttaggGCAGGGACTGCTATTATTTCTGGCAgaacaggaaaatacaaagagaaatcaGTTTTTATTGATTATCTTTAAATGTATAATGAAGGAAGGCAACAGTAAGTGAATCTGAGACCCATGAGATTTATGCTTCCCTCTGTAAGTGATGTATAGATTTTTTTGGAATAATATAGAGCTAAATGCTCTGTTTTACAGAAAACTCAAAGGGAAAGATCACTGGGGAagttatgtgcatttttaaatggaCCTTTTCTCCCTTTGTACATGCTTTTCATGAACTCTGCTTGGCAAGAGTCACTGACGTTAAGCTAGGATATAGTTTATTATTAGCAGTTGGTATTCTCTCATTTCTCATATATCTTTCTCCTACCtggtaaaaaataattatgaatgtaagacctaaaaGGTTTTTCTGATTCAGACCTCTTGAGGGCACAAGTAAGTAAATACATCCCATTATTCAAGTTAATAGTaaatttgaaatgagaaaataaccTGAGTTATGGACTAGGTTCTGAAAAATCTGCCATTCATCACTATTGCTTAATGGTAGACGAGTTGAAAAACAGCCTCAAAAATAGTTATTCCCATTATTCATCTCATAATTGTTTGGGGTTTTATACATAAAAACTTAAGtgataca
It encodes:
- the LHFPL6 gene encoding LHFPL tetraspan subfamily member 6 protein isoform X1, encoding MASSLTCTGVIWALLSFLCAATSCVGFFMPYWLWGSQLGKSVSFGTFRRCSYPVHDESRQMMVMVEECGRYASFQGIPSAEWRICTIVTGLGCGLLLLVALTALMACCVSELISRTVGRVAGGIQFLGGVHISQNSWHLASGSFQPMGSPFGRQEAERSQGLLIGAGCALYPLGWDSEEVRQTCGYVSGQFDLGKCEIGWAYYCTGAGAATAMLLCTWLACFSGKKQKQYPY
- the LHFPL6 gene encoding LHFPL tetraspan subfamily member 6 protein isoform X2 produces the protein MASSLTCTGVIWALLSFLCAATSCVGFFMPYWLWGSQLGKSVSFGTFRRCSYPVHDESRQMMVMVEECGRYASFQGIPSAEWRICTIVTGLGCGLLLLVALTALMACCVSELISRTVGRVAGGIQFLGGLLIGAGCALYPLGWDSEEVRQTCGYVSGQFDLGKCEIGWAYYCTGAGAATAMLLCTWLACFSGKKQKQYPY